The Musa acuminata AAA Group cultivar baxijiao chromosome BXJ2-2, Cavendish_Baxijiao_AAA, whole genome shotgun sequence genome contains the following window.
GGCGAACAAATGcatgtttctctttctttcttgagGATTTGATATTGATTATATCTTTTAAAAAAAGAATTCCAAATGATAGGAGCCTATCTTTCCAATGCAAGCTAGGTTTCATTGTTGACATGGGCTTTATCTAGTTAGTATCCTGTGACTTCGTGATAAAGTATAGAGTATACTCTTCTGAATGCAGGAACAAGGTCTCCAGGGAAATGAAACACGGCAAAGGGTTAGCCAAGTACGTGATAAATTTGAATATGACAGAGAAAGAAGAATGAGGGACAGAGGTTGGTCCTTTTCTTggatttctctttcttttctttctgtgaGGCCCTATGCACCTTATTATCTACTCTATCTTGTTTGTTTATAAATGGATTTAGTGGAAAAATTGATGTCTATTATGGCGTCTGATTGCCCTTGCTCATGCCGCTGGAACTTAAAATCCTTGACAACACGCGATGTTATTTATGCTGCTCCATTTCCaggaatgatgattttatatgtgCTTTTTATCAGCGTCAGAATTTCTTTAAGGTTACATAGAGTGAGCGCCGATGCAGTTCAGAGAAAATCTGTATTTGTGATGATGACAAAAATTTATAGCAAAGAAATATGCTGATTCTTGGTTTCCTTTTTGTATTTCAATTTGCTTTTCCTAAGTTTTCATGTAAGATTCACCTTTGCTAGGCATGTAGCTTGCTCCATGCCTAGGCTCGAGAGAACCTTAGACCTCAGGATGTATCCTTTAACAACatttaattatttgatgaatttagtCTACATGAGACAGTGGTCCAGCCAGTTAGTGAGATTCCTAGGTCGCCCTCTCTGCCAAACTATAGTATAAATTGCATTCCTAGGATATCATCTTAGTCAGATGCCTTTTGTAAGCTAGTCTTTTTCTCTGCTAGTGTCATTTTTCCCCTTTTAACAAGTGCACAATCTACATTAATTCACAACAGAACTGGACTTTAGAACTAACAAGGGTTAGTTTGGGTTTTCAACTGATGTTCGTAGGCAAACTACTTGAACTAGTATAAATGTCAAAGACTCAAATACCATGGTATATGATTCTTCTCCACATCAGAACATTTATTTGTAGCATTGCCCACCCatgatatttaataatatttgAAACTCTTATGTACTTGGAATTCCATAGACATCTTTCAGTTCTTTCGTGTGGTCTCTGACATCATTCCTAAATCATGCAGCATTTGCTCCTATGAATACGGATAATGATTTTAACTTCCAAGATCGAAGTTCAAGGGTTCGGCCTTTCAATGCCAAGAAGTTCTTCCCTTAGCCTTTCAGAGACTGAGCAATTGGCACTTAACGGGTGGTGTGTCTCAAGGTTCCTTGTGTTCACAGTTTCAGCTTCTGACAAGTAAAAAGCAGTTTTTCTCATGGCAATCATGGATGCTTCTAGTTATATTCAGCTACAAAAATCAAGGTGAAAAATCATGGAACTCTCACTGCTTGAAGCAACATCCTTCAATCTAATTCCTCTACTTGGATAGAGGATGATGTAACTGTTATCCAGCTTGGTCGGGCTGCTTCTACGAAACTGACTATTAAGTTTGCAAGCCCTACTGTCATCTTTTTCGCTATTTTACTAAACATGAGAAATAGTAGCCTGTTATGTGTCTCTTTCTGTCTGGCAACCACTCTTAGATTCTAGAAAAGCAATATTTAGATCTAGTGGAAATAAAAGGAAAATGTGATGCTTATCAGAATTTGCTAAATTTTGCAGCACAGTTATTTAACCAATTCAATTTGTTTCATTCTAGCTTGTCATCTACATCGCTTAGACTGTGTGCATCTGAGTTTTCAAGTTGATATTTTTCTATGTTATATTGTACAGACTACAAATGTCTAGTTCTAGCAAGTTGAACTACACTAATTACTAGGTGGTGTACATCAAATTGTTTTATTCTAGCTTATCAGTTCCTTTTATCTTTTACATCAATTAGATGGTAAGTATCTGAGTTTTTGAGTTGACATTTTTCTTTTATattgtaaaagtatttttttctaGCAAAGTCAACTGCACTAATTACCTGtagcatacatcaagtgtattaacctCTCTCAACTTATTCCAAGTTGAGAGAGCATAGTGATTTCAGGTTCTAATATGCAGGTTTCTAAGGAGCAGAGAGGATGTTGGATCGAGTCTAATGTAGAACTTGAGTCATTGAGATATTGGATTTTGGTACTTGAGGTAGAAATATCAATCTCATCATCATtctaaagaagaaaaaggagttcATGACAATGAAACAACAATGTTCATTTTATATGATCTCAGTtacattgtgtttgaaaatcatgTATCAGCATTTTCTGTCTCCTCTTTTACTTTATAGAAATTTGGTTTCACTCTTGGAGAGTGGGAAGGACTAATGGTACCATATCACCACAGCCTTTTGGAGACATTAAACAGCTCCTTGTCCAACCCTTGCACTCTTCTGCTTGCAACTCCCAACCTGATGAAAGCTGGAGGACATGTAAGACTCTACCTGGTTTCAATGGTCTTTAAATGCCAACTTGAATGATACTATTGATTGACTAGTATGCTGTGTGTGTCATAGATAGTGGCAGATTGTGAGATCAATGCATATAGATTTCAAGCACAACAACAGAGTCTACCAATACCACCTCTCCACACTGCTGAAAGAAGGAAGGAAACATGCAAAAAAGTGCTACAAAAACTACACCCCTACTGATGCTCATCTTCTTCACCCTCATTACATTACTTctacatcctctctctctctctctctctcaagcaaTGCAGTTGAGCCCCATGCATCCTGACACCAAGCTCCTCAGCAGCATCTTCTGCAATCAATGTTAGAACACAACACCCAGGATGTGATCTTTGCTCTAAACTTTGGTAGGCTATCACAAAAGAACACAAGCATAAAAAGACTAGGCTAACCCTCTCGGGCTTCTTGTGGAGGAGCTCAGGTGGAATCTTGTACAAGTCCTCGTCCACAGCCTTGGGAGCTCTTCCTCCCCTTGCTGTGGTCTGAGCTGCCACATCACACACCCTCCATTGCTTCCTCTGCTTCTCTCCTCCTCTCTTCACCTTGTCAACCACAAATCAGTGAACACCTTTGAGATCCTACAACTCAATGCAAAGCGTTACCTGGCAACATTCAACAATATATAAAGAACCTTTCTCTGGTGATGCTGGTGATGTTGATGATAAGCTGCTCTCACTGCCATGCGCAGATCATCCCAGTTATCCCAGTCCCCATACGCTGGAATGTGGTGCCTGCTCATCGTCATCTCCTACAACCAGAAAACAGCACGCTGCACTCTAGTACTGGTGCTTATAAAGAAGAagcgaaagagagagaggagaggaagcAGTGGACTAGTAAGCAGTAGAGAGAGGTCATTGTCAATGGCACAGAGAGGCATGACGTGGCCTCCTCACCGAGGACACCATTCCCCCTCAGCCGAGTGTTTCCACTGCTTCTTATGCTCTGCTTTATGGCTTCCATCCCAAAGCCACCGTAAGGTTGGTTTCTTTAATGTCTCCACGCTTGGATTGCCGAGTCCATCAGGTGTTGACGTTTGAGCCAAAGGAAAGCTTTGCTCTGCAGCTTTGAAGGCCAAAGCTTACTGGTCTCCATCTTCATCTCTTTCCGGTCTGTCTTTCTGTCCTTCCGGTTCTATCGAAACCAAGACCTTGCTTGCTTGTAATGGGATTCCATTGCAGTTTTCGTGGGATCAATCAGCAAATAAGACAGTGGGAGTGTAGGACTTGGGTTGGGAGAAAGatggaaataataattatatatatatatatatatatatatatataattcattataattagttatccttagtattttaaaaaattatattaaaatatttatgtttacgaaagtaaaatattaagatttttataaaaaaaaataatttaataaaattaaatattttaatttcataaatataaggATTCGAATGTATCTTTTCAAAATAGGAatgctaaagaaaataaattatagggataatatataattagcctaaaAAGTGATAGATTTTAGTAGAGCTATTTATTAACATTTCATTATACACATCCAATTTATatccaaattattttttaatagacTAATATTTAGATATCAGACGATTTGAAAGCTAAGATAAGATCTTTAGTAAATTTGaatttatatgtttttattttctatttaaatGGATAAGCTTACACTAACCCATCAATTTTGGattgaatttgatttttttttcttgagaggtatacagaaaaaaaaaaattaacataatatattttttataaaaaaaaatctgatttaTTTCATATGTTAAAGATGATGATTTGGCATTCGAATGAATAGTGGCCATAACCTTCAACCTTTAAATGAGTTCACAATGCCCAATAAAAGCTCCCAACATAATACCAAAGCAAAGAGATCTCAAAGTCTGAGCTGAGCTATCTTGTCATCACTCGTGTCAGTGATCGTGACACCATTTGTCTACTGAGATGATTTAGAAAAGGGGATGCCAAAAAGGCTATATGATCAACTTAAATAAAATTCGAGCAACTTTTAGTGGGGTTTGGAAATTAGTTTAATAGAAAAATAGGTGCATAAAGATATTGGATAAGATAAAATGCATTGGGTATTATATTTAGTGTCTTTATTGTTTTTGAATAGTAATAATTGGTTGAGCGTTTTTGGATGCTGACATCTCTCTTTTTTGGTCATTTGCGAAAATTGAAGGTTTTTTCTGATAGATcgcataaaaaaaagagaaaggctTGAATACATGTAAGAAGGATCCTTTTTTGTTATGTATAAATATAGGGACTTTTTTGGATACTCACATCCCTTCTGAGTGAGAGAAACTCTTTTCAGTCATTTATGATAATTGAAGGGTGTTTCTGATAGATTGCATATAGGAAGGGTCGTTCTTTGTTATGTCTTAATACAGGGACGTTTTTGATAAAGAGCCCAAATCTAATACCAAATCTATTGCAAACCACCGAAATCAcagctcacacacacacacacactcgtcTCTCTACAGGACGAAGCTCATGTGGTGAGTCAAACGCACTCACTGGGAGGAGACGAGGTTGGGACGCGGCAATGGAGGAGGCGGAGGACGGGGAGCAGTACCTGTTCAAGATCGTCATCATCGGTGACTCGGCGGTGGGGAAGTCCAACCTCCTCTCCCGCTACGCTCGCAACGAGTTCAACCTTCACTCCAAGGCAACCATCGGCGTGGAGTTCCAGACCCAGAGCGTGGTCATCGACGGAAAGGAGGTGAAGGCCCAGATCTGGGACACCGCCGGCCAGGAGCGCTTCCGGGCCGTCACCTCCGCCTACTACCGCGGCGCCGTCGGCGCGCTCGTCGTCTACGACATCTCCCGCCGCACCACCTTCGACAGCGTCCCCCGCTGGCTCCAGGAGCTCGAAAGTATGTGTACCCACAGATGATGTTTTTGACCCTTGCTTATGCTTTCCATCTGCTATTGATTCTTATCTCCCCCTCGATCGATCTCGCCTAAAAGTTGGATCTTTTGTTTCCCTCCGTGGTAGATCTGACTTCTTGCTTTCGCTTTATTCCATTAATAGGATGACGAAAGGCTAAATCAATTGATGTTATCTCATCAAAATTGGGTTTTTTTCTACCCCTTTCTTCATTAGATCTCATAAATTTCTTCTATTATACTTCTTGTTGTTCTGTGCAGTTTAATGTCTTCAAAAGGGAGTTATAAGCATATATGATGCTTTGGGATACTTTCTTGAATGAAATCTTATAAATGGAGAAAGACAAAATAAGTTCAAGTCATGGATGGTCTACTTAGCAATATACTTGAAGACCTGCCATAGAGTAACAGTGGAATTGGTATAGGGATCAAACTTCGAAGATTTGTTGAATGAATTGGATAATTGTGTTGATTGAATAGTACTGTAAATTATTGAAACAAATAGACTTTCAATACCCAAATTTTCTCTTCAAAAAAGAAACTATCTACATATAGTGTTTGTCGATACCATCTTTATCTTTCCCGTGGACAGCTAAGGTTAAGAAGTCTCTATGAATGTCGTGCACAATATCCAATCGATATCTATCAATGGAAACACAAAGATATCAGGAGCTGATGCTAATTTTTAGCCAAAGAAAAATTTACTCAAGAAAGTAGGATTAACAAATTTGATGCCGAATTCTGTAGTTGAGCATCGAGCAAGCTTGTTTTAGACTTTTAGTAAAATTGAAATTCCTCATTTT
Protein-coding sequences here:
- the LOC135605469 gene encoding uncharacterized protein LOC135605469, with translation MTMSRHHIPAYGDWDNWDDLRMAVRAAYHQHHQHHQRKVKRGGEKQRKQWRVCDVAAQTTARGGRAPKAVDEDLYKIPPELLHKKPERKMLLRSLVSGCMGLNCIA
- the LOC135605470 gene encoding ras-related protein RABA5c-like, which translates into the protein MEEAEDGEQYLFKIVIIGDSAVGKSNLLSRYARNEFNLHSKATIGVEFQTQSVVIDGKEVKAQIWDTAGQERFRAVTSAYYRGAVGALVVYDISRRTTFDSVPRWLQELETHSDTTVAKMLVGNKCDLDNIRNISVEEGKSLAEAEGLFFIETSALDSTNVKKAFEIVIREIYNNVSRKVLNSDSYKSELSLNRVSLTSNGSDETKQTSSKTCC